Proteins from one Flavobacterium branchiarum genomic window:
- a CDS encoding tail fiber domain-containing protein: MKKLFIFLFLTACLAVSAQGTIPAYSTVKLTKTMLGTPLDSALVKGANGIVKHLPVSEIKGTTNLDQLATPTGITVFSSTGNDAVLPLATTTNAGLQSPADKTKLDGLSNFDPTTINNTLATKVDKVSGKGLSTEDYTTAEKTKLAGIATGATANDTDANLKNRANHTGTQAISTVIGLQAAIDAKLNLSLVGANNGVAPLDAGGKVPFANLPASLMIYKSMWDAAGNTPTLSDATGVVGWVYKVSVGGTINLGSGNITFLAADFLIHNGTKWERSPGTDAVVSVNGQQGIVTLTTSNIADSANKRYQTDLQQSVNDASSSIQTQLNGKQAVLGFTPYNATNPAGYISSYTETDPTVPVYSKSLTSFDVIAANADSRYKLTFTEKTAFNKDFGSTSGTVAQGNDGRISNGQTAFGWGSHAGLYPLYNGTGATGTWGINISGLAANSTKWNGENFGVHTSEVPINLLGYNVSTARWEPKTSAESRSFLGINDGSTLNNNISGNAGSATYWGNRTADLDALDNGIDYFVTRTSGFIKLSSVGGVQVRLGLGSNAYSSIAYLPLTGGDITNNLGVNAGYGFGFTLLDGFSITRQSGFTQFNYGGNSKMELSSTGINVKGNIGSDGYFSLNTNIDNDSSGNPWYGLGKKTDSYVNLNGWAGIRLKTYGGSVSINQDGSTSFPGTTTATSFVTAGGTSSQFVKGDGSLTSAVNGTTAAFTDKISNTGGGVNFKGANVSSNTIENLFAQAAVNIGDNSRLLFGTSNADGRLILQSTDITGAARTLNINAFGGEVSIGTAGVNSLMVHGNLRYSGSLSQVSDVRVKKNIRPLNNSLDKITKINCYTYDRTDDNSKDQMGVIAQELEKIYPELITTGKYGEIEDFKTVNYSGLIPALIEAVKEQQKTIDKLNLRLEILEGK; this comes from the coding sequence ATGAAAAAACTATTTATATTTCTATTCTTAACGGCATGTTTGGCCGTATCAGCGCAGGGGACTATTCCTGCTTATTCAACGGTTAAACTTACCAAAACTATGCTTGGTACACCCCTAGATAGTGCATTGGTTAAAGGTGCTAATGGCATTGTGAAGCATTTGCCTGTTTCCGAAATTAAAGGTACAACTAACCTAGATCAATTAGCTACTCCAACTGGAATAACTGTTTTTTCCAGTACGGGAAACGATGCCGTTCTGCCATTGGCTACAACGACCAATGCGGGTTTACAATCACCTGCAGATAAAACTAAACTTGATGGATTATCAAATTTTGATCCTACTACCATAAATAACACTCTAGCTACTAAAGTAGATAAAGTATCCGGAAAAGGATTATCTACAGAAGATTATACAACTGCCGAAAAAACAAAGCTTGCAGGCATAGCCACAGGAGCCACGGCAAACGATACTGATGCCAATTTAAAGAACCGTGCCAATCATACCGGTACACAAGCTATTTCGACTGTAATTGGGTTACAAGCGGCCATAGATGCTAAGTTAAATCTTTCGTTGGTCGGAGCAAACAATGGGGTGGCTCCGCTAGATGCTGGTGGAAAAGTGCCATTTGCTAATCTACCTGCTTCTTTGATGATTTATAAGTCAATGTGGGATGCTGCAGGCAACACTCCTACTTTGTCTGATGCGACTGGTGTGGTCGGATGGGTTTATAAAGTTAGTGTAGGTGGAACGATAAATCTTGGTTCTGGAAACATAACTTTTTTAGCTGCAGATTTCTTAATTCACAACGGGACCAAATGGGAAAGATCACCAGGAACTGATGCAGTTGTTTCTGTAAATGGTCAGCAAGGAATAGTTACTTTGACTACTTCAAATATTGCTGATTCTGCTAATAAAAGATACCAAACTGACTTACAGCAATCTGTCAACGATGCATCAAGTTCAATTCAAACTCAATTGAATGGGAAACAAGCGGTTTTAGGATTTACTCCGTATAACGCGACTAATCCAGCAGGATATATTTCATCATATACCGAAACTGACCCGACGGTTCCAGTTTACTCTAAATCATTAACTTCCTTTGATGTTATAGCGGCAAATGCTGATTCTCGTTATAAACTCACTTTTACAGAAAAAACAGCATTTAATAAAGACTTTGGCTCTACATCTGGAACGGTTGCTCAGGGAAATGACGGCAGAATATCAAACGGACAAACTGCATTTGGTTGGGGTAGTCATGCAGGATTATATCCCCTTTACAATGGTACAGGAGCAACAGGCACTTGGGGGATTAATATAAGTGGATTAGCAGCTAATTCTACTAAATGGAATGGGGAAAATTTCGGAGTACACACGTCAGAAGTTCCAATAAATCTTTTAGGATATAATGTAAGTACTGCCAGATGGGAGCCTAAAACATCAGCAGAGTCACGGTCTTTTTTAGGAATAAATGACGGAAGCACCTTAAATAATAATATTTCGGGTAATGCTGGGAGCGCTACTTATTGGGGGAATAGAACTGCTGATTTAGATGCTTTAGATAATGGTATAGATTATTTTGTTACTAGGACTTCAGGGTTTATAAAATTATCGTCTGTAGGAGGAGTTCAAGTTAGATTAGGTCTTGGTTCCAATGCCTACAGTTCTATTGCTTATTTGCCATTGACAGGGGGTGACATAACAAATAACTTAGGAGTAAATGCTGGTTATGGATTCGGGTTTACTTTATTAGATGGTTTTTCAATAACTAGGCAATCTGGTTTTACTCAATTTAATTATGGAGGTAATTCTAAAATGGAACTTTCTTCAACAGGAATAAATGTAAAAGGGAATATTGGTTCCGATGGTTATTTTTCGCTAAACACTAATATTGATAATGATTCAAGCGGTAATCCTTGGTATGGATTAGGCAAAAAAACTGACTCTTATGTAAACCTAAATGGATGGGCCGGTATTCGTTTAAAAACATATGGAGGCTCTGTTAGTATTAACCAAGATGGTTCTACCTCCTTTCCTGGTACTACAACAGCAACTTCTTTCGTCACAGCAGGAGGTACATCGTCTCAATTCGTGAAAGGGGATGGTTCTTTAACAAGTGCAGTAAACGGGACGACTGCTGCATTCACAGATAAAATTTCTAACACAGGAGGCGGAGTAAATTTTAAAGGTGCAAATGTATCGAGTAATACGATAGAAAATTTATTTGCACAAGCAGCGGTCAACATAGGAGATAATTCTAGGTTGCTGTTTGGAACATCTAATGCCGATGGTAGATTGATTCTTCAATCAACAGATATTACAGGGGCAGCTAGAACCCTTAACATTAATGCATTCGGAGGAGAGGTGAGTATCGGTACCGCAGGCGTAAACTCTCTTATGGTTCACGGTAATCTTAGGTATTCTGGGTCTTTGTCTCAAGTATCTGACGTGAGAGTAAAAAAGAATATAAGACCGCTTAACAACTCATTGGATAAAATCACCAAAATTAACTGCTATACCTATGACAGAACGGACGATAATAGTAAGGATCAGATGGGAGTTATCGCTCAAGAGTTAGAAAAAATATATCCTGAGTTGATTACTACTGGAAAGTATGGGGAAATAGAGGATTTTAAAACGGTCAATTATAGTGGATTAATACCGGCGCTTATTGAAGCTGTTAAAGAGCAACAAAAAACAATCGATAAATTAAATTTAAGACTTGAAATCTTAGAAGGTAAATAG